CCCTCACCAGAGGACAATAGTGGCAACATGACGGCCCGACTCATCATTGCCGTTGGCCTCCTCTCCGCCGCACTTATTGCCTTCCAGCTTGTGTTGATGCAACTGCTCTCGATTGTGCAATGGCATCACTTTGCCTACATGGTGATCTCTGTTGCACTTCTTGGCTTTGGCGCGAGCGGGACGTTCCTCGCGTTGACGCGTGAATGGATTGTGAAACGAGCCGAATCTGCAATACCGCTGTTGATGATGCTCTGTGGAGCAGCAATAGCCGGAGTTGTTGCAATATCCCAAAGCGAGAGTGTCCGGTTCGACTCGTATCTGCTGTTTGTTGAGAGGGGGCAAATCGGAAGATTGTTGCTTACCTACTTTGTCTTCTTTCTGCCGTTCTTCTTCGGTGCTCTTGCCATTGGAATTGTGTTTATCAGAAACGTCGATCAGATTGGGAAGTTCTACGCGTCGAATCTGTTGGGATCGGGTCTCGGCGGACTCTTGGCCGTTGTATTGCTCTGGATGTTTGCCCTGCAAAAACTTCCTGCAGTTCTTGGTCTACTTCCGGTTCTCTCCGGCTTGTTGATTGTTTCTGCACAGAATAGAAGGGTAACCCTTGTTGTGGGTGCGGCAGCGCTTGCGCTCTCCGCATCCCTATTCTTTTCACCATCCCAACTGCAACTCTCCGATTACAAGTCGCTGAAGAGAACGCTCAACCTCCCTGATGCAGAGATTGTTTTTGAACGAAGCAGCCCGTACGGACTTGTACAGATCGTGTCGTCTCCGGCATTACGGTATGCGCCGGGTCTCAGTCTTGCGTATCGAGGTCCGCTTGCCAATCGGGACGTTGTGTTTAACAATGCGGACTGGTTCGGCCCTGTGTTTGTAGCTCAGAGACACGACACAACACAAGTGCTTCGCTACATGTCGTTTGCACTTCCCTACGCAATGCAACAACGCGACCGGGTTCTTATTCTGCAAGCTAAAACCGGAATGTTTGTTGCACAGGCCCTTGAGCAACACGCAAGTGAAATTGTTGCAGTTGAGGCTCATGACGTCGTCGTTTCAGCTCTCAAGCGGGAACTCGCCTCCTCTACCGATTCCCCATTTTTCCACCCGGACGTCTCGGTTCATACAGTTGACCCGCGAACGTTTCTGCAATCCGATACAGCAAGATACGACCTTATCGTTTTGCCGACACTTGATGCCTTCGGCGGAACAAGCGGAGTCTATGCACTGCAAGAGCAATATCTCCTGACAAAACAGGCATTTCGGGAGATGTGGGGTAAACTCTCTGCGACTGGAGTTCTCGCGATTTCTTCGTGGATGGACTATCCGGTAAGGAACCCGCTGAGGGCTCTTGCGACGCTTGTGGAAACACTCGAGGACGAGGGCGTCGCACAGCCGCATCAACATCTTGCCGCCGTACGAAGCTGGGGGATGATAACATTCGCGATGAAGCGCTCGCCCTTTTCGGAGCAAGACGTACAAAATATTCGCGAGTACTGCACGTTGATGATGTTTGATCCTGTTCTGCTGCCGGCCATGGCTGGGTCTGAACGGAACCGCTTCAACATCCTGCAGGATACGAGCTTCTTTTCTCTCGTGGACGGCATCGTTTCGGATAAGCGGAAGGCGATATATTCAGACTACGGTTTCAATCTCACTCCCCCGACCGATGACAGGCCCTACTTCTCGCAGTTTTTGAAATGGAAGACTCTTCCCCGGATGAGAGAATTGTTTGGGGAGCATGCCTTTCCTTTTCTGGAACTCGGGTCGCTCATCATTGCCGTGACGCTGGTTCAGATCGTTATTGTCGCTGTTCTGCTGATTCTTCTTCCTCTTCTTAAGAAGAAGATGATAGACGCGGGAAGGTGGAGAGTGGTTCTTTTGTTCGGCGGATTGGGGTTGGGATATATGTTTGTTGAGATGGTATTGATTCAGCGGTTCGTGCTGTTCCTCGGGCATCCGATTTATGCAACTGCGGCGGTTATTGGCGCAATGCTCGTGTGTTCGGGAATGGGAAGTTGGGTTTCGTCGCGACTTCCCCCGTCGTCATTGAAAACAATCGGGCTGATTGTCGCGCTGTCAATTCTTGTGTACGCGGTGAGCATCACTCCAATACTCCATTCCTTCATGTCACTTCCTCTCTGGCTGAAATTCGTGTTGACTTTTCTCCTGATTGCCCCGCCGGCCTTCGTCATGGGTATCCCTTTTCCACTCGGGCTCCGGTTGGTGAGTCAGCACGAGAGTGTCGTTCCGTGGGCCTGGGGAATCAACGGGTGCATGTCAGTTATTGCAGCCCCGCTTGCAATTCTCCTTGCTGTTGAATTCGGCTTCTCAGTGGTGATGATAAGCGCGGCTGCCTGCTACATTTTGGTTTTTGCCGCCGTCAAACTG
The genomic region above belongs to Bacteroidota bacterium and contains:
- a CDS encoding spermidine synthase-like protein produces the protein MTARLIIAVGLLSAALIAFQLVLMQLLSIVQWHHFAYMVISVALLGFGASGTFLALTREWIVKRAESAIPLLMMLCGAAIAGVVAISQSESVRFDSYLLFVERGQIGRLLLTYFVFFLPFFFGALAIGIVFIRNVDQIGKFYASNLLGSGLGGLLAVVLLWMFALQKLPAVLGLLPVLSGLLIVSAQNRRVTLVVGAAALALSASLFFSPSQLQLSDYKSLKRTLNLPDAEIVFERSSPYGLVQIVSSPALRYAPGLSLAYRGPLANRDVVFNNADWFGPVFVAQRHDTTQVLRYMSFALPYAMQQRDRVLILQAKTGMFVAQALEQHASEIVAVEAHDVVVSALKRELASSTDSPFFHPDVSVHTVDPRTFLQSDTARYDLIVLPTLDAFGGTSGVYALQEQYLLTKQAFREMWGKLSATGVLAISSWMDYPVRNPLRALATLVETLEDEGVAQPHQHLAAVRSWGMITFAMKRSPFSEQDVQNIREYCTLMMFDPVLLPAMAGSERNRFNILQDTSFFSLVDGIVSDKRKAIYSDYGFNLTPPTDDRPYFSQFLKWKTLPRMRELFGEHAFPFLELGSLIIAVTLVQIVIVAVLLILLPLLKKKMIDAGRWRVVLLFGGLGLGYMFVEMVLIQRFVLFLGHPIYATAAVIGAMLVCSGMGSWVSSRLPPSSLKTIGLIVALSILVYAVSITPILHSFMSLPLWLKFVLTFLLIAPPAFVMGIPFPLGLRLVSQHESVVPWAWGINGCMSVIAAPLAILLAVEFGFSVVMISAAACYILVFAAVKLPQFS